A window of the Lagopus muta isolate bLagMut1 chromosome 1, bLagMut1 primary, whole genome shotgun sequence genome harbors these coding sequences:
- the LRTM2 gene encoding leucine-rich repeat and transmembrane domain-containing protein 2 → MLPMSASHRWRSRSLMRWQEACLLGCWLSLCAAESFFACPSSCKCNSGILEVDCSGLGLSSIPSDIPTNTRTFLFLNNKLSILPGPVFSNLSALQRLDLSNNFLDQLPQNIFSDLGNLTELQLRNNSIRALDKDLLQHTALLRQLDLSINGLAQIPSGIFDDLPALRSLSLRSNRLQSLDRVTFEPLTSLQQLQVGDNPWECDCNLRDFKHWMEWFSYRGGKIDQLACTLPKELKGKDMRMVPMEMFNYCSQLDDENSSTVLDNTGPPCTKGSPTPSKTKSGPEPEVEPSVGCPQKQRYRPVSVRRAIGTVIIAGVVCGIVCIMMVVAAAYGCIYASLMAKYHRELKKRQPLMGDTEGEHEEQKQISSVA, encoded by the exons ATGCTGCCTATGAGTGCCAGCCACCGGTGGAGGAGCAGGTCCCTCATGAGGTGGCAGGAAGCTTGCC TGCTCGGCTGCTGGCTgtcactgtgtgctgcagagtCCTTCTTTGCCTGCCCTTCCTCCTGCAAGTGTAACAGTGGTATCCTGGAAGTGGATTGTAGTGGCTTGGGCCTCTCTTCCATCCCCTCAGACATCCCCACAAACACCAGGaccttcctctttctcaacAACAAACTCAGCATTCTGCCGGGACCAGTGTTTTCCAATCTCTCTGCCCTGCAGAGGCTGGATCTATCCAACAACTTCTTGGATCAGCTCCCACAGAACATCTTCAGCGACCTGGGGAACCTCACAGAGCTCCAGCTGAGGAACAACAGCATCCGGGCCTTGGACAAGGACCTTCTCCAGCACACGGCCCTGCTGCGCCAGCTGGATCTCTCCATTAACGGCCTGGCCCAAATACCCTCGGGCATCTTTGATGACCTGCCTGCTCTCCGCTCCCTCTCGCTCAGGTCGAACCGCTTGCAGAGCCTGGACAGGGTCACCTTTGAGCCGCTaaccagcctgcagcagctccaggttGGGGACAACCCCTGGGAATGCGACTGCAACCTGCGGGATTTCAAGCACTGGATGGAGTGGTTCTCCTATCGAG GTGGGAAAATCGACCAGCTGGCGTGCACCCTGCCCAAGGAGCTGAAAGGGAAGGATATGCGAATGGTGCCCATGGAGATGTTTAACTACTGCTCACAGCTGGATGATGAAAACAGCTCCACTGTGCTGGACAATACTGGCCCACCCTGCACAAAAGGAAGCCCGACTCCCTCCAAAACTAAATCGGGCCCAGAACCAGAAGTGGAGCCCAGCGTGGGATGCCCTCAGAAACAGCGATACCGGCCTGTGAGCGTACGCCGGGCTATTGGCACTGTGATCATCGCAGGGGTGGTTTGTGGCATTGTTTGCATCATGATGGTGGTGGCGGCTGCTTATGGCTGCATCTACGCCTCCCTCATGGCCAAGTATCACCGGGAGCTGAAGAAGAGGCAGCCGCTCATGGGTGACACAGAGGGTGAACATGAAGAGCAAAAACAAATCTCTTCTGTGGCATGA